The Pedobacter cryoconitis genome has a window encoding:
- a CDS encoding glycosyl hydrolase family 18 protein: MKQHLSVDDKILSSKKKVCNFLKKSTAAGLFILTAFSSCKKSEPGNSQSDNQSLSNSKTQVNFERNANASLTKPITIGYYPSWTEGWLNEDGKSAFTTLPTAVTHVFFAFAKPNLTYVKGSYNISTANTGLECYQATEGGLMLKRAVGILKQRGITVILSLGGETYWRAPENFNNINYQQIKDFVDDIGFGGIDWDFEPAGSFSESGNAANVAYLTRFITESRKLMPKSAGYIIATAPVGSGALGGLNNDDAASPFAYSKRNTITGESDSYLYSATDGTKSISLFGFSSTGAMIPVIKAAGDKLDIIAYQAYNIGAAPNRKLMYDSYAYYANIYGFQLAHGTHVPNEPWGPYFEHTPQFEADLAKYIHDGGTQSRAGKNDGIMIWNLALLSAKGTNYTGVTYLNVAKKVLNGQTTSAALANAFDYKNDTPVIPTDPTNPTNPGTGNCGVAPYNAGIAYPAPGTKVYYNGKIYKNKWYVNPNELPEASQWGPWEFVENCPK, from the coding sequence ATGAAACAACATTTATCAGTTGATGACAAAATCTTGTCATCGAAAAAGAAAGTATGCAATTTCTTAAAAAAGAGCACCGCAGCAGGGCTTTTTATCTTAACCGCTTTTTCTTCCTGCAAGAAATCAGAACCTGGGAATTCACAATCAGACAACCAGTCATTAAGTAATTCGAAAACACAGGTCAATTTCGAACGTAACGCTAACGCCAGTTTAACCAAACCAATCACCATAGGCTACTATCCAAGCTGGACTGAAGGATGGTTAAATGAAGATGGAAAAAGCGCATTCACAACCTTACCAACTGCTGTAACACACGTATTCTTTGCATTTGCCAAACCTAACTTAACGTATGTAAAAGGCTCTTACAACATTTCAACAGCAAACACCGGACTAGAGTGTTATCAGGCAACCGAAGGCGGTTTGATGCTGAAACGTGCTGTTGGAATTCTGAAACAACGCGGTATCACAGTAATTTTATCCCTGGGTGGTGAAACCTACTGGAGAGCTCCGGAAAACTTCAACAACATCAACTATCAACAGATCAAAGACTTCGTAGATGATATCGGCTTCGGAGGGATTGACTGGGATTTTGAACCTGCTGGTAGCTTTAGCGAATCAGGAAATGCAGCTAACGTAGCTTACTTAACAAGATTCATTACCGAATCCAGAAAATTAATGCCAAAATCAGCAGGATATATCATCGCTACAGCACCTGTAGGGTCAGGAGCACTAGGCGGATTAAATAATGATGATGCCGCATCTCCATTCGCCTATAGCAAACGCAACACGATAACCGGAGAATCTGACAGCTACCTGTACAGCGCAACCGATGGAACAAAAAGTATCAGCTTATTTGGCTTCAGCTCAACAGGTGCAATGATTCCTGTAATCAAAGCAGCAGGAGATAAATTGGATATCATTGCTTATCAGGCTTATAATATAGGAGCAGCGCCTAACCGCAAGTTAATGTATGACTCTTATGCTTATTACGCTAACATCTACGGCTTCCAATTAGCACACGGTACACACGTACCAAACGAACCATGGGGGCCTTATTTTGAACACACACCTCAATTTGAAGCTGATTTAGCAAAGTATATCCATGACGGTGGTACACAAAGCAGAGCAGGTAAAAATGATGGTATCATGATTTGGAACCTTGCATTGTTATCTGCAAAAGGAACGAATTATACTGGCGTAACTTATTTGAATGTGGCTAAAAAAGTTTTAAACGGACAAACTACATCAGCAGCACTTGCGAATGCATTTGACTACAAGAATGACACACCAGTTATACCTACTGACCCAACTAATCCAACCAACCCCGGCACAGGAAATTGTGGTGTAGCGCCCTACAATGCAGGAATTGCTTACCCGGCACCTGGTACAAAAGTATATTACAATGGCAAAATATACAAAAACAAATGGTACGTAAATCCTAATGAATTACCAGAGGCCAGCCAATGGGGCCCATGGGAGTTTGTAGAGAACTGCCCTAAATAA
- the era gene encoding GTPase Era, giving the protein MSHKAGFVSIIGKPNVGKSTLMNALVGEKLSIITPKAQTTRHRILGIVNEEDSQIVFSDTPGIIKPRYGLQDSMMNFVKGALSDADLILFVTDINEQHDENDVLEKIINTTIPMIVLINKIDGATQEQVEEKQAYWQELLKPKHIYAISALHKYNLDGIMERILEYLPVHPPYYDKGDLTDKTQRFFVSEIIREKIFNNYQKEIPYSTEVVITSFKEEEKITRISAEIIVERDSQKNILIGKGGAMLKKVGTEARKDIEKFLDQKVFLETFVKVLPDWRSKKNYLKSFGYEN; this is encoded by the coding sequence ATGTCGCATAAAGCAGGTTTTGTAAGCATAATAGGAAAGCCAAATGTTGGTAAATCCACGTTAATGAATGCCCTGGTGGGGGAGAAGCTATCGATCATCACTCCGAAGGCCCAAACTACCCGTCACCGTATTCTTGGAATTGTCAATGAAGAAGATTCACAAATTGTTTTTTCAGACACACCCGGCATCATAAAACCCCGTTATGGACTACAGGATTCAATGATGAATTTTGTCAAAGGCGCATTAAGTGATGCAGATTTAATTTTATTCGTTACAGACATCAATGAACAACATGATGAAAACGATGTACTGGAAAAAATAATCAATACCACTATTCCTATGATTGTACTGATCAACAAAATTGACGGCGCAACCCAGGAGCAGGTAGAAGAGAAACAAGCTTACTGGCAGGAACTTTTAAAACCAAAACATATTTATGCAATCTCAGCCTTACATAAATATAACTTAGATGGGATTATGGAGCGGATCTTAGAATATCTTCCGGTACACCCACCCTACTACGATAAAGGTGACCTGACAGATAAGACCCAGCGTTTCTTTGTTTCTGAAATTATCAGGGAGAAAATCTTCAACAACTACCAGAAAGAAATCCCTTACAGTACAGAAGTAGTGATCACTTCTTTTAAAGAGGAAGAGAAAATCACCAGGATCAGTGCAGAGATCATCGTAGAACGTGACTCACAGAAAAACATTCTGATTGGTAAAGGTGGTGCTATGCTGAAGAAGGTTGGTACTGAAGCACGTAAGGATATTGAGAAGTTTTTAGATCAGAAAGTCTTCCTTGAAACCTTCGTAAAGGTACTTCCGGACTGGCGTAGTAAAAAGAACTATTTAAAAAGTTTCGGGTACGAAAATTAA
- the der gene encoding ribosome biogenesis GTPase Der → MSNIIAIVGRPNVGKSTLFNRLTESRKAIVDDFSGVTRDRHYGVAEWTHKQFTVIDTGGYVANSEDLFEAAIREQVVIAIEEASVILFMVDVITGITDLDDEIAQLLRRSKKPVFIVVNKVDNTSLENDAAVFYGFGLGDIYSISSMTGSGTGDLLDDVISHFEDDVVEENALPKLTIVGRPNVGKSSLINALMGQDRNIVTPIAGTTRDSIHIHYNQFGHEFMFIDTAGLRKKTKVKENIEFYSVMRTIKALEEADVVLLMIDAVDGLESQDVNIFHLAEKNKKGIVILVNKWDLVEKDHKTMKAFEEQIRVKLQPFTDIPIVFTSVLSKQRIFKAVETALEVFKNRGKKIPTSKLNDVMLPIIEKYPPPALKGKYIKVKYVTQINATSPMFAFFCNLPQYIKEPYKRFIENKLRENFDFSGAPIQIYFRQK, encoded by the coding sequence ATGAGTAACATTATCGCAATCGTCGGAAGACCAAACGTAGGCAAATCTACCCTTTTTAATCGCTTAACTGAAAGTCGTAAAGCAATTGTTGATGATTTCAGTGGTGTAACACGCGATCGCCATTATGGCGTTGCTGAATGGACACACAAACAATTTACTGTAATTGACACAGGAGGTTATGTAGCAAATTCTGAAGATCTGTTTGAAGCGGCAATCCGTGAACAAGTAGTTATCGCGATCGAAGAAGCTTCCGTTATCCTGTTTATGGTTGACGTAATCACTGGAATTACAGATTTAGATGATGAAATAGCACAGCTATTACGCCGCAGTAAAAAACCGGTTTTCATTGTCGTAAATAAAGTAGACAATACTTCATTAGAAAATGATGCAGCTGTATTCTACGGATTTGGCCTTGGAGATATTTATTCAATCTCTTCGATGACAGGTTCAGGTACAGGTGACTTACTGGATGACGTGATCTCACATTTTGAAGATGACGTAGTCGAAGAAAATGCTTTACCAAAACTGACAATTGTCGGCAGACCAAATGTGGGTAAATCTTCCCTGATCAACGCCTTAATGGGCCAGGATAGAAACATCGTTACCCCAATTGCAGGTACAACACGTGATTCCATCCATATTCACTACAATCAGTTCGGACATGAATTTATGTTCATCGACACCGCAGGGCTTCGTAAAAAAACAAAAGTAAAAGAGAACATCGAGTTTTATTCTGTTATGCGTACCATTAAAGCCCTTGAAGAGGCTGATGTAGTATTGCTAATGATAGATGCTGTTGATGGCCTGGAGTCTCAGGACGTTAATATTTTCCACTTAGCAGAGAAGAACAAAAAAGGTATCGTAATTCTGGTTAACAAATGGGATTTAGTAGAGAAAGATCATAAAACTATGAAAGCTTTCGAAGAACAGATCCGTGTTAAACTACAACCGTTCACAGATATTCCAATCGTATTTACTTCAGTATTAAGTAAACAACGTATTTTCAAAGCAGTTGAGACCGCATTAGAAGTGTTCAAAAACAGAGGAAAGAAAATTCCTACCTCGAAACTGAACGATGTGATGTTGCCGATCATTGAGAAATATCCGCCACCAGCATTAAAAGGAAAATACATTAAAGTAAAATATGTGACGCAAATCAATGCAACCTCACCAATGTTTGCTTTCTTCTGTAACCTTCCTCAATACATCAAAGAACCATATAAACGTTTCATTGAGAATAAATTACGTGAGAACTTCGACTTTAGCGGAGCACCAATCCAGATCTACTTCAGACAAAAATAG
- a CDS encoding S41 family peptidase: protein MKPTTRKNLLVAITYSVTLIGGMFLGYKFLKDQGFTFQRSVQFADKNSNKVDEIINLINRNYVDEINADTLSHLEIDSLLHQLDPHSVYLPPVKANAQSDMLEGNFQGIGIEYYILKDTLLVTNVIKDGPAAQAGLKLGDKILKIDSLFVSGKHLTKDKMIGKIKGKSGTPVQLVVLHTGAVHPVTLTIKRGRVSVSSIDAAYMINADAGYIRISEFGANTDKDFVESVKTLKAAGMKKLVLDLRDNGGGYLTAATGLANQILPENKLIVYTEGKHEPRTDYIATGGGEFENGKLAVLINENTASASEILAGAVQDLDRGVIIGRRSFGKGLVQEQFPFGDGSALNLTIARYYTPLGRSIQKSYKKGYTAYQNEIDDRYNDGELTDKPVAAKDSLRRNLAFTTGSGKKVFAGGGIEPDIYVKMDTTGMNKFYGMLLTKKVLFDYVFDVLANRYTAAYLEQNLATFSISDTDYKDFVKFIQSKNIVIDPKQLAAAKPVIYSDLKALLCKYHLGEAGYYKALNLNDSMVKQAISSMQ, encoded by the coding sequence GTGAAACCAACTACCCGTAAAAACCTGCTTGTCGCAATCACTTATTCTGTTACATTAATAGGTGGTATGTTTCTGGGTTACAAGTTTTTAAAGGATCAGGGGTTCACTTTTCAGCGCAGTGTTCAGTTCGCGGATAAAAATTCAAATAAAGTAGACGAAATTATCAATCTGATCAATAGAAATTATGTGGATGAGATTAATGCGGATACTTTAAGTCACCTGGAAATTGATAGTTTATTACATCAGCTGGACCCGCACAGTGTTTATCTTCCTCCGGTTAAAGCAAATGCACAATCTGATATGCTGGAAGGCAATTTTCAGGGCATCGGTATTGAATATTATATTCTTAAAGATACGCTGCTGGTCACTAATGTGATCAAGGACGGGCCGGCTGCACAGGCGGGTCTGAAACTGGGTGACAAAATCTTGAAAATTGATAGTTTATTTGTCAGTGGTAAACATTTGACTAAAGATAAAATGATCGGAAAGATCAAGGGTAAAAGCGGGACTCCGGTTCAACTGGTTGTATTGCATACCGGAGCTGTGCATCCTGTCACGTTAACAATCAAAAGGGGGAGAGTGAGTGTGAGCAGTATTGATGCTGCTTATATGATTAATGCGGATGCCGGGTATATCAGGATCAGCGAGTTTGGCGCCAATACAGATAAAGATTTTGTAGAATCTGTAAAAACACTGAAGGCCGCGGGAATGAAAAAACTGGTACTTGATCTGCGTGATAATGGCGGTGGTTATTTAACTGCGGCTACCGGGCTGGCCAATCAGATTCTTCCTGAAAATAAACTGATTGTTTATACTGAGGGGAAACATGAGCCGCGTACAGATTATATTGCCACAGGGGGAGGGGAGTTTGAAAATGGGAAACTTGCTGTGCTGATCAATGAAAATACAGCTTCTGCGAGTGAAATACTGGCGGGTGCTGTTCAGGATCTGGATAGGGGAGTGATTATTGGACGCCGTTCTTTTGGAAAAGGACTGGTACAGGAACAGTTCCCTTTTGGAGATGGTTCTGCACTGAATCTGACTATTGCCAGGTATTATACACCTCTGGGCCGTAGTATTCAAAAGTCTTATAAGAAAGGTTATACTGCTTATCAGAATGAGATCGATGATCGTTATAATGATGGGGAGCTGACTGATAAGCCTGTAGCTGCAAAAGATAGTTTGAGAAGAAACCTTGCTTTTACAACGGGTTCGGGGAAAAAAGTTTTTGCAGGTGGTGGTATTGAGCCGGATATCTATGTGAAAATGGATACCACAGGAATGAATAAGTTCTACGGTATGTTATTGACTAAAAAGGTGCTTTTTGATTATGTATTCGATGTTTTGGCGAACCGCTATACTGCTGCTTACCTGGAGCAGAATTTAGCAACTTTCAGTATCAGTGATACGGATTATAAAGACTTTGTGAAGTTTATACAGAGCAAAAATATTGTGATTGATCCCAAACAGCTTGCTGCGGCAAAACCAGTTATTTATAGTGACCTGAAAGCTTTGTTGTGTAAGTATCATTTAGGGGAAGCTGGTTATTATAAGGCTTTGAACTTAAATGACAGTATGGTAAAGCAGGCGATTTCCAGCATGCAGTAA
- the murQ gene encoding N-acetylmuramic acid 6-phosphate etherase, with product MIRITEQESKYTNIDQMEVLDILKGINNEDKTVPLAVEKAIPQIEKLAAAVAERMKSGGRLFYIGAGTSGRLGVVDASECPPTFGVPFDQVVGIIAGGDKAIRRAVENAEDNDTQAWIDLQEFNINAKDSLVGLAASGTTPYVVGGLKNARANGVLTGCIICNEGGPVVEASDFPVEVVVGPEFLTGSTRMKSGTAQKLVLNMLSTTVMIRLGRVKGNRMVDMQLTNHKLVDRGTQMVMNELHIDYKKAEDLLIRYGSVRKAVEAGTK from the coding sequence ATGATACGCATCACCGAACAAGAATCAAAGTATACCAATATTGATCAGATGGAAGTGCTTGACATTCTGAAAGGTATAAATAACGAAGATAAAACAGTTCCCCTGGCCGTGGAGAAAGCGATTCCGCAAATTGAGAAACTGGCTGCTGCTGTAGCAGAGCGGATGAAAAGCGGAGGAAGGTTATTTTACATCGGCGCAGGTACAAGCGGCAGACTGGGTGTAGTTGATGCCTCAGAATGTCCGCCGACATTTGGCGTCCCTTTTGACCAGGTAGTCGGAATTATTGCCGGAGGTGACAAGGCAATCAGACGTGCTGTAGAAAATGCAGAAGACAACGATACCCAGGCCTGGATAGACTTACAGGAATTTAACATCAATGCAAAAGACAGCCTGGTTGGGCTTGCCGCATCAGGGACTACCCCATATGTGGTCGGTGGATTGAAAAACGCAAGAGCAAACGGTGTACTGACCGGCTGTATCATTTGTAATGAAGGCGGCCCTGTAGTTGAAGCCAGTGATTTCCCCGTCGAAGTTGTAGTAGGCCCTGAATTCTTAACCGGATCGACCCGGATGAAATCCGGTACTGCCCAGAAACTTGTCCTGAATATGCTCAGCACAACAGTGATGATCAGATTAGGCCGCGTCAAAGGAAACAGAATGGTCGATATGCAATTAACGAATCATAAACTCGTTGACAGAGGTACACAGATGGTCATGAATGAACTTCATATCGACTATAAAAAAGCCGAAGACCTGCTGATCCGTTACGGAAGTGTTAGAAAGGCTGTGGAAGCCGGTACTAAATAA
- a CDS encoding Bax inhibitor-1/YccA family protein, whose translation MDNNNNNWSQQSVFVENQTGTVAKKFFANVFLWMFVALSLSTLAAVYMANTPEMLSYLINQETGKMSMIGYVAMFAPLGLVLLMSAGLSKLSYSALLGVFILYSVLTGVSLSFILLIYTTSSVVACFAAAAGIFGLMAVLGYTTNTDLSKFGSILMIGVVGLVIASVINMFLKSSGFDYIMSFFGVAIFTALTAYDVQKLKRIGAGIEENGGTMAVDDTKKLAIMGALSLYLDFLNIFIFLLRIFGGRK comes from the coding sequence ATGGATAACAACAATAATAATTGGTCACAACAATCAGTATTTGTGGAAAACCAGACAGGAACAGTTGCAAAGAAATTCTTTGCCAACGTGTTTTTATGGATGTTTGTAGCGTTGAGTTTATCAACACTGGCTGCGGTTTACATGGCAAATACGCCAGAAATGTTAAGCTACCTGATCAATCAGGAAACAGGTAAAATGTCTATGATAGGTTATGTTGCTATGTTTGCCCCGCTTGGGCTGGTACTTTTAATGAGTGCAGGACTAAGTAAGTTGTCATATAGCGCGTTATTAGGCGTATTTATTCTGTATTCAGTATTGACTGGTGTCAGTCTGAGTTTCATCTTATTGATTTATACAACAAGTTCAGTAGTGGCTTGTTTTGCTGCTGCGGCAGGGATATTTGGTTTAATGGCTGTGTTAGGTTACACCACCAACACTGATTTAAGTAAGTTCGGATCAATCTTAATGATTGGTGTAGTAGGCCTTGTAATTGCCAGTGTAATTAACATGTTCCTGAAAAGTTCAGGTTTTGACTATATCATGAGTTTCTTTGGTGTGGCGATCTTCACTGCATTAACTGCTTATGACGTTCAAAAACTAAAACGTATCGGTGCAGGTATCGAAGAAAACGGCGGTACAATGGCCGTTGATGATACTAAGAAATTAGCGATCATGGGCGCGTTGTCATTATACCTTGACTTCCTGAATATCTTCATATTCCTATTGAGAATATTCGGAGGAAGAAAATAA
- the metH gene encoding methionine synthase: MSIREELKKRILIIDGAMGTMIQRYILTEEDFRGERFANHPCDVKGNNDLLNITRPDIIKAIHTEYLKAGTDIIETNTFSTQRISLADYKMEELDYEMSFEGAKIAKEAVAEFMAANPDRVCFVAGAVGPTNRTLSISPDVNDPGYRALTFDELVDAYYEQIRGLVDGGSDLLLIETIFDTLNAKAAIFAIKRYEEVIGRKIEIMISGTITDASGRTLSGQTVEAFLNSIIHANPLSIGFNCALGAKDMRPHIEELAAKAPCYVSAYPNAGLPNEFGAYDEMPNETATLVGDFIQHGFVNIVGGCCGTTPEHIAAIAAKAKNITPRQIPEIPRYLRLSGLEPVTITPESMFVNIGERTNITGSPKFSKLILSGDYEAALAVARQQVEGGAQVIDVNMDEGMLDSEAAMTKFLNLIASEPDISKLPIMVDSSKWSVIENGLKCLQGKGIVNSISLKEGEDKFRESARKIMNYGAAIVVMAFDENGQADNFERRKEICKRSYDILVDEIGFPAEDIIFDPNILTVATGLEEHNNYAVDFINAARWIKENLPYAKVSGGVSNISFSFRGNNTVREAMHSAFLFHAIKAGLDMGIVNAGMLEVYEAIPAELLERVEDVLLNRREDATERLVDFAETVKSKGKELVKDEEWRKEPVESRLSHSLVKGIIEYLDADVEEARQQYDRPIHVIEGPLMDGMNIVGDLFGAGKMFLPQVVKSARVMKKAVAYLLPFIEQEKLDNPDGDQSSSAGKILLATVKGDVHDIGKNIVGVVLACNNFEIVDLGVMVPAQEIIRKAKEINADIIGLSGLITPSLDEMVHFAKEMEREGFTVPLLIGGATTSRIHAAVKIAPNYSGPAIHVLDASRSVTVCSTLMNPDTRGGYIDNIRQEYDKAREAHLNKRNDKRFKTIEEARTDKFTIDPALVAPAPKFTGTKTFDDYPLETLVPYIDWTPFFHTWELRGSYPKIFNDKSVGLEAKKLYDDARVLLQKIVDEKLLTARAVIGFWPAHAKGDDIVLDVEGKPVTIHTLRQQAEKVAGEPYYALSDFVATKEDGVQDYFGGFAVTTGIGCDEMVAEFEANYDDYNSIMAKALADRLAEAFAEHLHELVRKDYWGYAQDEQLTNEDLIKEEYAGIRPAPGYPACPDHTEKETLFELLGAEQKIGLRLTESFAMYPTAAVSGFYFSHPQSRYFGLGKITKDQVEEYAVRKNMSLEDTERWLSPNLAY; the protein is encoded by the coding sequence ATGAGCATAAGAGAAGAGCTTAAAAAACGAATACTAATCATCGATGGCGCAATGGGCACCATGATTCAGCGCTATATCCTGACTGAAGAAGACTTTAGAGGAGAGCGCTTTGCGAATCATCCATGCGACGTCAAAGGGAATAATGACCTGCTGAATATTACGCGTCCTGATATCATCAAAGCTATACATACAGAATATCTTAAAGCAGGTACAGATATTATTGAAACCAATACTTTTAGTACGCAAAGGATCTCTCTTGCGGATTATAAGATGGAGGAACTCGACTATGAAATGAGTTTCGAAGGCGCTAAAATAGCCAAAGAAGCTGTTGCTGAATTCATGGCTGCAAATCCAGACCGCGTTTGTTTTGTTGCAGGCGCTGTAGGCCCTACTAACCGTACCCTATCCATCTCACCAGATGTGAATGATCCGGGATACCGGGCTTTAACCTTCGATGAACTCGTTGATGCTTACTATGAGCAAATCAGAGGGCTCGTTGACGGCGGATCTGATCTGTTATTAATTGAGACTATTTTTGACACTTTAAATGCGAAAGCAGCAATCTTTGCGATCAAAAGATACGAAGAAGTTATAGGGCGCAAAATTGAGATCATGATTTCCGGAACCATTACAGATGCTTCGGGCAGAACACTGTCCGGACAAACTGTAGAAGCTTTCCTGAATTCAATCATTCATGCCAACCCGCTCAGCATCGGTTTCAACTGTGCACTGGGCGCAAAAGACATGAGGCCTCACATTGAAGAACTGGCTGCCAAAGCACCTTGCTACGTATCCGCATATCCTAATGCAGGCTTACCGAATGAATTTGGAGCTTATGATGAGATGCCTAATGAAACAGCTACTTTAGTTGGAGACTTCATTCAGCACGGCTTTGTCAATATCGTGGGTGGTTGTTGTGGCACTACGCCAGAGCATATCGCAGCTATTGCCGCAAAAGCCAAAAACATTACCCCAAGACAAATACCAGAGATACCACGGTACCTTCGCCTGAGCGGACTTGAACCCGTAACCATTACGCCCGAAAGCATGTTTGTCAACATTGGTGAAAGAACCAATATCACGGGCTCCCCAAAATTCTCCAAGTTAATTTTAAGCGGTGATTACGAAGCTGCACTTGCCGTTGCCAGACAACAGGTAGAAGGTGGTGCGCAGGTCATTGACGTGAACATGGACGAAGGGATGCTGGACTCTGAAGCCGCGATGACGAAATTCCTGAACCTGATTGCTTCAGAACCTGATATTTCCAAACTGCCGATCATGGTCGATTCCTCTAAATGGAGTGTCATTGAAAACGGTCTGAAATGTTTACAGGGAAAAGGGATTGTCAATTCGATTTCACTCAAAGAAGGAGAAGATAAATTTCGTGAAAGTGCCCGTAAAATCATGAATTACGGCGCAGCAATCGTAGTAATGGCCTTCGATGAAAACGGACAGGCAGATAACTTCGAACGCAGAAAAGAAATTTGTAAACGCTCATACGACATCTTAGTAGATGAAATTGGCTTTCCCGCAGAAGACATTATTTTCGACCCGAATATCTTAACCGTAGCCACAGGTTTAGAAGAACACAATAACTATGCAGTTGATTTTATCAACGCAGCACGCTGGATTAAAGAAAACCTGCCCTATGCGAAAGTAAGTGGTGGTGTATCTAACATATCTTTCTCTTTCAGAGGAAACAATACCGTACGTGAAGCCATGCACTCTGCCTTTCTGTTCCATGCCATTAAAGCCGGACTGGATATGGGAATTGTGAATGCCGGGATGCTGGAAGTTTATGAAGCGATCCCTGCCGAACTACTGGAACGCGTAGAAGACGTTTTATTAAACCGCCGCGAAGATGCGACAGAACGCCTGGTAGATTTTGCAGAAACTGTAAAATCTAAAGGAAAAGAGCTTGTTAAAGATGAAGAATGGAGAAAAGAGCCTGTTGAATCCCGTCTTTCCCACTCTTTGGTCAAAGGAATTATTGAATACCTGGATGCCGATGTAGAAGAAGCCAGACAACAATACGACCGTCCTATTCACGTGATTGAAGGCCCGTTAATGGACGGAATGAATATCGTAGGTGATTTATTCGGTGCCGGAAAGATGTTCCTGCCACAGGTTGTAAAATCTGCCAGGGTAATGAAGAAAGCAGTAGCTTATCTGCTTCCCTTTATTGAACAGGAAAAACTGGACAATCCCGATGGTGATCAAAGTTCTTCGGCCGGAAAAATCTTACTGGCCACAGTAAAAGGTGACGTCCATGATATTGGTAAAAACATTGTAGGTGTAGTTTTAGCCTGTAATAATTTTGAAATCGTGGATTTAGGCGTCATGGTCCCCGCACAGGAAATCATTAGAAAAGCCAAAGAAATCAATGCAGATATTATTGGTTTAAGTGGTCTGATTACCCCTTCGCTGGATGAGATGGTTCACTTTGCCAAAGAAATGGAACGTGAAGGCTTTACTGTACCCCTTTTGATAGGTGGTGCCACAACTTCCAGAATCCATGCCGCGGTAAAAATAGCACCGAATTATTCAGGTCCTGCTATCCACGTGCTCGACGCTTCCAGAAGTGTGACCGTATGCAGTACCCTGATGAATCCGGATACCCGCGGAGGATATATTGATAATATCAGGCAGGAATATGATAAAGCGCGCGAAGCGCACCTGAATAAACGTAACGATAAACGTTTCAAAACTATTGAAGAAGCAAGGACAGATAAATTTACTATAGATCCTGCCCTGGTTGCACCTGCACCTAAATTTACCGGGACTAAAACATTTGATGATTATCCGCTGGAAACCCTTGTTCCTTATATTGACTGGACTCCTTTTTTCCATACCTGGGAATTAAGAGGCAGTTACCCAAAAATATTCAACGACAAATCAGTTGGCTTAGAGGCAAAAAAATTATATGATGATGCCCGCGTCCTGCTACAAAAGATCGTTGACGAAAAATTACTGACCGCCAGGGCAGTGATTGGCTTCTGGCCGGCACATGCCAAAGGCGATGATATCGTATTAGACGTAGAAGGCAAACCTGTAACGATCCATACCCTGCGTCAGCAAGCGGAGAAAGTTGCCGGAGAACCTTATTATGCTTTATCAGATTTCGTGGCGACTAAGGAAGATGGCGTTCAGGACTACTTTGGTGGTTTCGCAGTCACTACAGGTATTGGTTGTGATGAGATGGTCGCTGAATTTGAAGCCAACTATGACGATTACAACAGTATCATGGCAAAAGCACTGGCAGACCGCCTTGCTGAAGCCTTCGCTGAGCACTTACACGAACTAGTCCGTAAAGATTACTGGGGTTATGCACAGGACGAGCAGTTAACGAATGAAGATCTGATCAAGGAAGAATACGCAGGTATCCGTCCGGCGCCAGGTTACCCTGCATGTCCGGATCACACCGAAAAAGAAACACTATTCGAACTACTGGGCGCAGAACAGAAAATCGGGCTCCGCCTGACGGAAAGCTTCGCGATGTATCCAACTGCAGCAGTGAGTGGTTTCTATTTCTCACACCCGCAATCCAGATACTTCGGCCTTGGGAAAATAACCAAAGATCAGGTAGAAGAATACGCAGTCAGAAAAAACATGTCACTTGAAGATACCGAAAGATGGCTTAGTCCGAATTTAGCCTATTAA